A stretch of DNA from Eschrichtius robustus isolate mEscRob2 chromosome 12, mEscRob2.pri, whole genome shotgun sequence:
GACGAGTCTCTGGAGGCTGCATCAGAAGGAAGAGTGCACACCGTGCACCAGTCACGGAACACAGCTCTGGACCCCGAGTGGGGGAGGTGGCGATGGAGCTGGGCATCACTGACTGAGGGCGGCAGGTGAACGGCCTCGCGGTAGCCATCACAGGGCCACAGGGAAGTATATGGCAGCCAAGTCAGAGGGCTCCTTCCAGTCTGGATGGGAAGGCACAGTCTCACAGAGGAGGTCCATTTACGCCAGGGTGGTAGAAGGCACAGAGGTCCTCATATCGACAgtggccctttttggcaaagtgtCGGCAGACGGGGCGGTCAGATTTGTCTGTGAACAAGCGAAAACCGGGCAGTTTAAAATGTgagtaagaaagaaaacaaatgtaacAAAAAGCAGAGATAGAGAAGGCAGTCAGATTTCCTACTCACTACCATTTCCAGATATGATGGAATGGTAGTCTTTCTCCTGGGAGAAAAAACATCCAGGGCTACTCCTACTTCAAAAGGACAAAGGACAGCCCAAAGAAGAAGAGCCATGGGCATTCTGGACATGAGGTCACTTTGGGAGTGATGGGTGTTCAATGTGTGCAGGCATAAAAAAATGGACCTCACCTTCCATAACCTGGGGTCCATCCTTGGGTGGGCAGGTATTCTTGATAAGAGACCAGCTTTTGAGCCTTCGAGGATTTCTCTGCTCTTTGTGAAAGCCTCCCCTGGAGGGACCCCCATGGCCTGGTCCAGGAAAAGGAGGCTCAGCATTGACCCCCCACCAACCACGACCATATGGGCCAGACCTGGGGCCTAGGCCTCCCCGAATTGGGCCTCTGCcccggggaggaggtgggagactcAGCAGTGGTGGGATCATTGGTCCCCTTGATCCCGGAGGACCTCTGTGAAGagctgaagagagagagagagagggagagggagagagggagagagagagcaagagagagagaaacatggAAAGGTGATCAATGGCCAGCTTAATCCAGATAATGAagccctgattttttaaaaactttttattgaagtacaatatACATACCAAAAAATACACAATTTTAAGTGCACAACTCAATCATCACCAAAGTAAACACACCTGTGTTTCCACTAACACAGGCTAGAGAAGGGATAGAGCCTTTTTAGCACTTCAGAAGCCCCACCCCCttgtgcccctcctcccccactatCCCACCCTACTCCCCAAAAGTAACAACTATCCTGACTTCTAGCATCATAGGTTAGTTTtagcctgtttttgaactttgcataaatgaaatcatacagtctgcattcttttgtgtctggatcCTTTTGCTCAACATCATGTTtatgagattcatccaggttgccTGTAGCAGGAGTTCCTTCATTTTCATTGCAGTGTAGTATCCCATTGCATGCACATACAACAACTTATTTAGCCATTCTACTGTGGTGGATTCCAGTGTGGGGCTATAAcgaaaaatgctgctatgaacatttttatacatGTCTTCGGTACACACATGGATTCATTTCTGTTGAGTGTATACGTAGCAGACGTATTACTGGGTCCTCAAGTGTATGTATACTCAAGTTTAAGGaagtcaaacttttttttttccaaagtggttgtaccaactcacactcccaccagcagctgTTCCATAGACAACCTGTTGTTCCTTGACAACACTTGGTAATATagatctttttcatttttgccattctggtgagtgtgaaaagcagtgttttgttttgaaattgtggttaaaacatttaacaaaaaatttgccatcttaactaCCTCTAAGTGTACATCTCTGTAGTGTTAAGTAAATTCATCTTGTtggaaacagatctccagaaatttttcatcttgcaaaactgaaagttTATAGCTACTCAACAACTCTcttttccccctcctccacccagctcctggcaacaaccattctaatttctgtttctatgaatttaactactttagatacctcagaTCAGTGGAAACATAGAGCAgttttttttgtgactggctcatttcatttagcatggtctcaaggttcatccgtgctgTAGCATGTTacaggattttcttccttttgggggCTGGATCATATTTCATTATATgattataccacattttgtttatccattcatccatcaacagaCATTTGGGTGGCTCCATCTCTTGTCTACTGtggacagtgctgctatgaacatgggtgtgcaaatccctcttcaagatcctgctttccattcttttgggtaaatacccagaagtggaattgctggatcatacagtagttctatttttaattttttgaggaatctccataatgttttccatagtgg
This window harbors:
- the PRR3 gene encoding proline-rich protein 3 isoform X1 — translated: MPKRKKQNHQQQQPQQQPPLPEREETGDEEDGSPIGPPSLLGPPPMANGKPGDPKSALHRGPPGSRGPMIPPLLSLPPPPRGRGPIRGGLGPRSGPYGRGWWGVNAEPPFPGPGHGGPSRGGFHKEQRNPRRLKSWSLIKNTCPPKDGPQVMEDKSDRPVCRHFAKKGHCRYEDLCAFYHPGVNGPPL
- the PRR3 gene encoding proline-rich protein 3 isoform X2 produces the protein MPKRKKQNHQQQQPQQQPPLPEREETGDEEDGSPIALHRGPPGSRGPMIPPLLSLPPPPRGRGPIRGGLGPRSGPYGRGWWGVNAEPPFPGPGHGGPSRGGFHKEQRNPRRLKSWSLIKNTCPPKDGPQVMEDKSDRPVCRHFAKKGHCRYEDLCAFYHPGVNGPPL